From the genome of Fusarium keratoplasticum isolate Fu6.1 chromosome 11, whole genome shotgun sequence, one region includes:
- a CDS encoding Fn3-like domain-containing protein encodes MWSSGLLCLIVQAIGASARSEYPSPEVLPSPPGSGKGIWKNAYASARDFVALLTLEEKVNITGGVTTDNVCAGNTGTVPRLGWPGMCLHDAGNGVRATDLVNSYPSALHVGASWDKNLTYQRGYYMGKEFKAKGVNVLLGPNVGPLGRTPLGGRNWEGFSVDPYLTGQLSAESIIGHQDAGVIANVKHFIANEQETFRRPYFGIEAVSSNIDDKTLHEYYLWPFVDSVRAGVASVMCSYNRINSTYGCENSKLMNGILKSELSFDGFVLLDWNARHSLSSANAGLDMVMPLRGNWGENLTEAVNNGTISEERITDMATRILAAWYLTGQDLHFPTPGIGMKNLSLPHEQVDARVPESKPILLEGAIAGHVLVKNEDSALPFREYPKMISVFGYDATVPETKNTDILFELGYTSSPEMGQAVLGKEEHFDQAARGGTIVSGGRAAANSPPYISDPLSAIQQRAAKDGSWVNWDLSSFNPDVNGASDVCLVFINAMATEGWDRDGLHDDFSDGLILNVASKCANTIVVIHAAGIRLVDQWIEHPNITATIIAHLPGQDSGESLVKLLYGEAGFSGKLPYTIAKNESDYTPYAPCGLEPGSKDPQCDFTEGVYLDYRSFDARDITPRFEFGFGLSYTEFAYSSLKISIKDTASTEDLWQTIATVKATVTNVGPVCGEEVAQLYIAIPNSPPKQLRGFEKLAIEKGSSAEVQFELTRRDFSVWDVVKQEWTLQTGNYTIFVGASSRSLPLEESFNL; translated from the exons ATGTGGTCTTCGGGGCTTTTGTGTCTGATTGTGCAGGCGATCGGTGCCTCTGCTCGCTCAGAGTATCCCTCGCCCGAAGTGCTGCCGTCAC CCCCCGGCTCTGGCAAGGGCATCTGGAAGAATGCATACGCGAGCGCTAGAGACTTTGTAGCGCTGCTGACTTTGGAGGAAAAGGTCAACATCACAGGGGGTGTCACGACTGACAATGTCTGCGCCGGGAATACCGGGACAGTGCCTCGTCTTGGATGGCCGGGAATGTGTTTGCACGATGCGGGGAACGGTGTCAGGGCTACTGACCTGGTGAATTCTTACCCTTCGGCTTTGCATGTTGGTGCTAGCTGGGATAAGAACTTGACGTACCAAAGGGGTTATTACATGGGCAAAGAGTTCAAGGCGAAAGGAG TAAACGTCTTGCTTGGCCCTAATGTTGGTCCCCTTGGAAGGACACCTCTGGGAGGTCGAAATTGGGAAGGCTTCTCTGTTGATCCGTATCTTACGGGTCAGTTGAGTGCCGAGTCCATCATCGGCCACCAAGACGCAGGGGTCATTGCCAACGTCAAG CACTTTATCGCCAACGAACAAGAGACCTTCCGACGTCCTTACTTCGGGATAGAGGCAGTTTCCTCCAACATCGATGATAAGACTCTGCACGAGTACTACCTCTGGCCCTTTGTCGACAGCGTCAGAGCTGGTGTCGCCTCGGTCATGTGCTCGTACAATCGCATCAACAGCACATACGGATGCGAGAACAGCAAGCTGATGAATGGCATTCTCAAGTCCGAGCTGTCGTTTGATGGATTCGTGCTTCTTGACTGGAACGCTCGACACAGCCTCTCAAGTGCCAATGCTGGCCTCGACATGGTGATGCCTTTAAGGGGAAACTGGGGGGAGAATCTTACAGAGGCTGTTAACAATGGGACTATCAGCGAGGAAAGAATCACGGATATGGCTACTAG AATTCTTGCAGCTTGGTATCTCACTGGCCAGGATCTCCATTTCCCTACTCCTGGTATCGGAATGAAGAACCTCAGTCTCCCGCACGAACAAGTTGACGCACGTGTCCCCGAGTCGAAGCCGATCCTCTTGGAGGGCGCCATCGCTGGCCACGTCCTGGTCAAGAACGAAGACAGCGCGCTCCCTTTCCGCGAATATCCCAAGATGATTTCTGTTTTCGGATACGATGCTACCGTCCCCGAGACAAAGAACACGGATATTCTCTTCGAGCTTGGATATACGTCGTCGCCTGAAATGGGCCAGGCTGTCCTTGGTAAGGAGGAGCATTTCGACCAGGCGGCTAGAGGAGGAACTATTGTCTCAGGAGGACGTGCTGCTGCCAACTCGCCGCCATACATCAGCGAT CCCCTCAGTGCCATTCAGCAGAGAGCAGCCAAGGACGGCAGCTGGGTCAACTGGGATCTTTCGTCCTTCAATCCTGATGTCAACGGTGCTTCTGATGTTTGCTTGGTCTTCATTAACGCCATGGCCACAGAAGGCTGGGATCGTGATGGTCTTCACGATGACTTTAGCGACGGTTTGATCTTGAATGTGGCATCCAAGTgcgccaacaccatcgtTGTCATCCATGCTGCTGGCATCCGTCTTGTCGATCAATGGATCGAGCATCCTAACATCACCGCGACTATCATTGCTCACCTTCCCGGCCAGGACAGCGGAGAGTCACTGGTTAAACTTCTCTACGGTGAAGCTGGTTTCTCGGGAAAGCTGCCCTACACAATTGCCAAGAACGAGAGCGATTACACGCCGTATGCTCCTTGTGGTCTGGAGCCAGGTAGCAAGGACCCGCAGTGCGATTTTACTGAGGGTGTTTACCTCGACTACCGTTCGTTCGATGCTCGAGACATTACTCCGCGATTCGAGTTTGGATTTGGCCTCAGCTACACCGAGTTCGCGTATTCCTCTCTCAAGATTAGCATCAAAGATACTGCCTCGACTGAGGATCTGTGGCAGACGATTGCCACGGTCAAGGCCACGGTCACCAACGTCGGCCCGGTCTGTGGCGAGGAAGTGGCTCAGCTCTATATAGCCATCCCCAATAGCCCACCCAAACAGCTACGTGGCTTTGAGAAGCTGGCTATCGAGAAGGGATCATCAGCTGAGGTCCAGTTTGAGCTGACTCGACGAGACTTTAGCGTATGGGATGTGGTGAAGCAGGAGTGGACTCTTCAGACTGGTAACTACACTATTTTTGTGGGTGCGAGCAGTAGAAGTCTCCCTCTTGAGGAGAGCTTCAACCTTTGA